In Aegilops tauschii subsp. strangulata cultivar AL8/78 chromosome 3, Aet v6.0, whole genome shotgun sequence, one genomic interval encodes:
- the LOC109740116 gene encoding uncharacterized protein, translating into MAVPCRDRAMLAAPACEPPLREPTGRRRTPMRALGETLASLRARPLMAGIVNKEFPELAQTGLNYLSWSSDCEIFLQGKTLLRAIGKGAQLAVTKTKFETENAQALHFLRHHLSPTLKDEYMAERGASGLWTALKQRFERLKYTVKPRAEAEWIRLRFADFKTVGEYNSALHRICATLRLCGIEITDSQKIEKTLSTFHPDAVQSSRNYR; encoded by the exons ATGGCCGTGCCGTGCCGGGACCGCGCCATGCTGGCGGCGCCCGCGTGCGAGCCGCCGCTGCGCGAGCCCACTGGCCGCCGCCGCACCCCGATGCGGGcgctaggggaaaccctagcgtCGCTACGCGCCAGGCCGCTG ATGGCCGGAATTGTCAACAAGGAGTTTCCTGAGTTGGCCCAGACAGGGCTGAACTACCTGTCATGGTCCTCGGACTGCGAGATCTTTCTCCAGGGCAAAACCCTCCTGAGGGCGATCGGTAAGGGGGCCCAGCTGGCCGTCACTAAGACCAAGTTCGAAACTGAGAATGCGCAGGCTCTGCACTTTCTCCGTCATCACCTGTCACCTACTCTGAAAGATGAGTATATGGCTGAGCGCGGTGCTTCTGGCCTTTGGACCGCTCTTAAGCAGCGGTTTGAGCGGCTGAAGTACACTGTGAAGCCACGTGCAGAGGCAGAGTGGATCCGTCTGAGGTTTGCGGACTTCAAGACGGTTGGGGAGTACAATTCGGCTCTGCACCGGATTTGTGCGACTCTTCGGTTGTGTGGTATTGAGATTACCGACTCCCAGAAGATTGAGAAAACCCTATCCACTTTCCACCCCGACGCGGTCCAGTCCTCACGGAACTACCGCTAG